One genomic window of Vibrio natriegens NBRC 15636 = ATCC 14048 = DSM 759 includes the following:
- a CDS encoding glycine C-acetyltransferase gives MSSAFYQQIQQQIEEVKAEGLYKAERIITSQQQAAVKISTGEEVLNFCANNYLGLANHPALIEAGKVGMDEHGFGMASVRFICGTQDIHKELEQKLSKFLGKEDTILYTSCFDANAGLFETILGKEDAIISDALNHASIIDGVRLCKAMRFRYSNNNMEELEQQLIAAKEAGARHILIVTDGVFSMDGVVANLPAICDLAEKYGALTMVDDSHAVGFMGKTGAGTHEHHNVVDRIDIITGTLGKAMGGASGGYTSGKAEVIDWLRQRSRPYLFSNSVAPAIVNASIRVLDLLEESGDLRDRLWENAAHFRARMEAAGFTMGGADHAIIPIMLGDAKVAAEFAERALEKGIYVIGFSFPVVPKGQARIRTQMSAAHSREQLDRAIDAFIQVGKDMGII, from the coding sequence ATGTCTTCTGCATTTTACCAACAGATTCAACAGCAAATTGAAGAAGTGAAGGCTGAAGGTCTTTACAAAGCAGAACGTATTATTACGTCTCAACAGCAAGCTGCTGTGAAAATCTCAACCGGTGAAGAAGTACTGAACTTCTGTGCAAATAACTACTTAGGCCTTGCTAACCACCCTGCACTGATTGAAGCAGGTAAAGTGGGTATGGATGAGCATGGTTTTGGTATGGCGTCAGTACGCTTCATTTGTGGTACTCAAGACATCCACAAAGAGCTAGAGCAGAAACTGTCTAAGTTCCTGGGTAAAGAAGACACGATTCTTTACACCTCTTGCTTTGACGCAAACGCAGGCCTATTTGAAACCATTCTTGGTAAAGAAGATGCCATCATTTCTGATGCACTAAACCATGCTTCTATCATTGATGGTGTTCGCCTGTGTAAAGCAATGCGCTTCCGTTACTCAAACAACAACATGGAAGAGCTAGAGCAACAACTGATTGCGGCAAAAGAAGCGGGTGCTCGCCACATTCTTATCGTAACGGATGGTGTGTTCTCGATGGACGGCGTGGTTGCGAACCTTCCAGCTATCTGTGACCTGGCGGAAAAATACGGCGCATTGACCATGGTTGATGACTCTCACGCGGTTGGCTTTATGGGTAAAACCGGTGCAGGCACGCACGAGCACCACAACGTGGTTGACCGTATCGACATCATCACTGGTACGCTTGGTAAAGCAATGGGCGGCGCTTCAGGCGGCTATACATCAGGTAAAGCAGAAGTGATCGACTGGCTACGTCAGCGTTCTCGTCCGTACCTATTCTCAAACTCGGTTGCACCAGCAATCGTAAATGCCTCTATCCGAGTTCTAGACCTGCTAGAAGAAAGTGGCGACCTACGTGACCGCCTGTGGGAAAACGCAGCGCATTTCCGTGCACGTATGGAAGCGGCTGGCTTCACGATGGGTGGTGCTGATCACGCAATCATCCCAATCATGCTTGGTGACGCGAAAGTTGCGGCTGAGTTCGCTGAGCGTGCACTAGAAAAAGGCATCTACGTAATCGGCTTCTCATTCCCTGTTGTACCAAAAGGTCAGGCGCGTATCCGCACTCAAATGTCAGCGGCGCACTCTCGCGAGCAATTGGATCGTGCGATCGACGCGTTCATCCAGGTTGGTAAGGACATGGGCATTATTTAA
- the tdh gene encoding L-threonine 3-dehydrogenase produces the protein MKIKALSKLKPEEGIWMTEVEKPEVGHNDILIKIKKTAICGTDVHIYNWDEWSQKTIPVPMVVGHEYVGEVVAIGQEVRGFEIGDRVSGEGHITCGHCRNCRGGRTHLCRNTIGVGVNREGAFAEYLVIPAFNAFKIPDEISDDLASIFDPFGNAVHTALSFDLVGEDVLITGAGPIGIMAAAVAKHVGARHVVITDVNEYRLELARKMGVTRAVNVAEEKLEDVMAELNMTEGFDVGLEMSGNPAAFNSMLTTMNHGGRIALLGIPPSDMGIDWNQVIFKGLVIKGIYGREMFETWYKMASLIQSGLDLSPIITHHYKIDDFQEGFDVMRSGQSGKVILDWE, from the coding sequence ATGAAAATTAAAGCATTATCAAAGCTAAAGCCTGAAGAAGGCATCTGGATGACTGAGGTGGAAAAACCTGAGGTTGGCCATAACGACATTCTGATCAAAATTAAGAAAACGGCTATCTGTGGTACAGACGTACACATCTACAACTGGGATGAATGGTCACAAAAAACCATTCCAGTACCTATGGTTGTGGGCCACGAGTACGTGGGTGAAGTTGTTGCGATTGGTCAGGAAGTTCGTGGCTTTGAAATTGGTGATCGCGTATCTGGCGAAGGTCACATTACTTGTGGTCACTGTCGTAACTGTCGTGGTGGTCGTACACACCTTTGTCGCAATACCATCGGTGTAGGTGTAAACCGTGAAGGTGCATTTGCAGAATACTTGGTTATCCCAGCGTTCAACGCGTTTAAGATCCCAGATGAGATTTCTGACGATCTAGCATCGATCTTCGACCCGTTTGGTAACGCAGTACACACCGCACTTTCTTTCGACCTAGTTGGTGAAGATGTGCTGATCACGGGTGCTGGTCCAATCGGCATCATGGCAGCTGCAGTTGCAAAACACGTTGGTGCGCGTCACGTAGTCATCACAGACGTCAACGAGTACCGTCTGGAACTTGCTCGTAAGATGGGTGTCACTCGCGCAGTAAACGTAGCAGAAGAGAAGCTAGAAGATGTAATGGCAGAGTTGAACATGACAGAAGGCTTCGATGTTGGCCTTGAAATGTCTGGCAACCCTGCTGCGTTCAACTCAATGCTGACAACCATGAACCACGGCGGTCGTATTGCTCTGCTAGGTATTCCACCATCAGACATGGGTATCGACTGGAACCAAGTGATCTTCAAAGGTCTGGTTATCAAAGGTATCTACGGACGTGAGATGTTCGAAACTTGGTACAAGATGGCAAGCCTGATCCAATCGGGTCTGGATCTGTCGCCAATCATCACACACCACTACAAGATTGATGACTTCCAAGAAGGCTTCGACGTTATGCGTAGCGGTCAGTCTGGCAAAGTTATCCTTGATTGGGAATAA
- a CDS encoding putative bifunctional diguanylate cyclase/phosphodiesterase, whose translation MKKAVKKISSRKIITISAILVSVYLAMLIVVTSLGQNKLKESQHRELDLKVKSYASTLDNLFTIASEDIENLSSDKTVQTFFANLASGMSMEYGLGASLINLKHRFDSKIASKKINNSHIYDKLTLVGGDGTIIISTNPQKLQSVDVHKLMIDHNHTEEVYASDEGDGTLIQVVKKVQFSGKQVAFIVADINTSVVIEQLTNQEHEDSYSRMVLNVKNVEMVVWDSITKNSIDNQHESSVEPKELTSKIYFEVPVERYHFKLRAWFEPLSESDVLTSRLFIIGLSILAVMIVSGLCYAFIANNNRIELKIKLEEEKKRKDILSKQNQKLTNEIERRIASEKELEFQAKYDTLTNLPNRSYGSERLALELIRAARSGSKVLVMFIDLDHFKQINDSMGHFVGDEILKLSAQRLHGVARKTDLLARIGGDEFLLVVPDLPDADTAKRVASSVLTAFDAPLIWNNHEFFLTSSIGMSVFPDDGETAEQLLASADMAMYRVKQDGRDAFCFYDQNMNQDLQRYLDLESRLRHAISNQLLELYYQPIVELKTGEIVGAEALMRWKDEKYGFVNPEEFISIAEKNGLIHQVGEFAIQQACLRAAQWQSITPLFMSVNFSSVQFRYCEKLLDLITQNLSESGLPADKFDVEVTESLLFNHDQELLDMLNNLRSLGTKLTIDDFGTGYSALSYLQKFPFDRLKIDRAFMQNVFENESDQELVNVIVAMAKALNLKIVAEGIEERRHVDYLNNLNCEFGQGFYYSRPVPAEEFEALLKQPSWL comes from the coding sequence ATGAAAAAGGCTGTTAAAAAAATATCCAGCAGAAAAATAATAACAATAAGCGCAATATTAGTGTCGGTTTATTTGGCGATGCTTATTGTTGTTACCAGTCTCGGCCAAAATAAATTAAAAGAATCACAACATAGAGAGCTAGACTTAAAAGTAAAAAGTTATGCAAGTACACTTGATAACTTATTTACGATTGCAAGTGAAGACATTGAAAATTTATCCAGTGATAAGACCGTCCAAACATTTTTTGCCAATTTGGCGTCTGGTATGTCTATGGAGTATGGACTGGGTGCGAGCCTGATCAATCTGAAGCATCGTTTTGACAGTAAAATCGCCAGTAAAAAAATAAATAACAGCCATATTTATGACAAGTTAACGCTGGTGGGCGGTGATGGAACGATTATCATCTCTACAAATCCTCAGAAGTTACAGTCGGTTGATGTTCATAAACTGATGATCGATCATAATCATACAGAGGAAGTCTACGCGTCTGATGAGGGTGATGGCACACTCATTCAAGTGGTCAAAAAAGTACAGTTTTCAGGAAAACAAGTCGCTTTTATTGTTGCAGACATCAACACAAGTGTCGTGATTGAGCAATTAACCAATCAAGAGCACGAAGATAGCTATAGCCGAATGGTTCTCAATGTTAAAAACGTTGAGATGGTTGTTTGGGATTCAATAACAAAGAATTCTATAGATAATCAACACGAGAGTTCCGTAGAACCTAAAGAACTGACAAGTAAAATATATTTTGAAGTGCCAGTTGAACGCTATCACTTTAAATTGAGAGCCTGGTTTGAGCCTTTAAGTGAAAGTGATGTTCTTACCTCACGATTATTTATTATTGGCCTGAGTATTCTTGCTGTAATGATTGTTAGCGGTCTTTGTTACGCTTTCATCGCGAATAATAATAGAATTGAATTAAAAATAAAGCTTGAAGAAGAAAAAAAGCGTAAGGATATTCTTTCTAAACAAAACCAAAAGCTTACTAATGAAATAGAGCGTCGTATTGCTTCAGAAAAAGAGCTCGAATTCCAAGCGAAATATGACACCTTAACCAACTTGCCAAATCGTAGTTACGGTTCAGAGCGATTGGCGTTGGAATTGATCCGCGCTGCTCGTAGTGGCTCTAAAGTGTTGGTTATGTTTATCGATTTGGATCATTTTAAACAGATCAATGATTCCATGGGCCACTTTGTTGGTGATGAAATCCTTAAGCTTAGTGCGCAACGTTTACACGGTGTCGCGAGAAAAACCGACTTACTAGCCAGAATAGGCGGTGACGAATTTTTATTAGTGGTGCCTGACTTACCTGATGCTGACACGGCTAAACGTGTCGCATCTAGTGTACTCACTGCTTTTGATGCGCCGTTGATATGGAACAACCATGAGTTTTTCCTCACCAGTAGTATTGGGATGTCAGTGTTCCCTGATGATGGTGAAACTGCGGAGCAGTTATTGGCAAGTGCTGATATGGCAATGTATCGCGTTAAGCAAGATGGCCGAGATGCTTTCTGTTTTTATGACCAGAACATGAACCAGGATCTGCAACGCTATCTTGATTTGGAAAGCCGATTGCGCCACGCAATTTCTAATCAACTATTGGAATTGTATTACCAGCCTATTGTTGAGCTGAAAACAGGCGAGATTGTCGGTGCAGAAGCATTAATGCGCTGGAAAGATGAAAAATACGGATTTGTTAATCCTGAAGAGTTTATCTCCATCGCTGAGAAAAATGGATTGATTCACCAAGTGGGTGAGTTTGCCATCCAGCAAGCCTGTCTGCGAGCTGCGCAGTGGCAATCAATTACGCCTTTATTTATGTCGGTCAACTTCTCTAGTGTTCAGTTCCGTTATTGTGAAAAATTACTTGATTTGATAACTCAAAACTTAAGTGAATCGGGGCTCCCAGCCGATAAGTTTGATGTCGAAGTGACGGAAAGTTTACTGTTCAACCATGACCAAGAGTTATTGGACATGCTGAACAACTTGCGTTCATTGGGAACCAAACTGACCATTGATGATTTTGGTACGGGCTATTCGGCACTGAGTTACTTGCAGAAATTCCCATTTGATCGTCTGAAAATCGATCGAGCTTTCATGCAAAACGTGTTTGAAAATGAGTCGGATCAAGAACTGGTCAATGTAATTGTCGCGATGGCAAAAGCACTCAATCTCAAAATTGTTGCTGAAGGAATCGAAGAGCGCCGACATGTCGATTATCTCAACAACCTAAACTGTGAGTTTGGACAAGGTTTCTACTATAGCCGCCCAGTACCCGCAGAGGAGTTCGAAGCCTTACTAAAGCAACCAAGCTGGTTGTAA
- a CDS encoding aminotransferase class V-fold PLP-dependent enzyme, which translates to MSNKESTQTDRSRRNFLKGATGAVVASVSASAFSGLAQAGEQKINWGSQGLGSKNDRQFWRKVQKQFVLDKKTTYMNIGTTGSMPKHVLENYADNNKLVATYPWDMQGKFGSWPQVTNMAAEIAAGFGADAEEIILSRNTTDGLCTIINGLDFEEGDVILTTHHEHAAALSPLHVAAERFKAEVIQIQLPVFTGTEEVSEEAYVDVFSKAIEDNLNAGKNVRLIVFSHITYKTGTALPAKAICKLANENSIPTMIDGAHTIGMLNLDFHDIDCDFYAGSGHKWQCGAGATGILYVRKGDRLSEYWERELENPLWLINSSLAHTGMSQQTQFQYIGNDNFPAKQALTDSCKMWDEIGRDRIEERVLGLGSLCKELLAEALPQAKIFSPNVEGLTSGITTFNPLADETDGEALTLFRDRLREEYGYIIRTTDFKLKKDDSHNTYALRISTHLFHDEQDVEGLVQAITDLYYSF; encoded by the coding sequence ATGAGCAACAAGGAATCTACTCAGACTGATCGCAGCCGCCGTAATTTTCTGAAAGGAGCAACGGGTGCCGTTGTTGCCAGTGTGAGTGCATCTGCCTTCTCAGGCCTTGCACAAGCAGGTGAGCAGAAAATTAATTGGGGCAGCCAAGGTCTAGGTAGTAAAAACGATAGACAATTTTGGCGTAAAGTTCAAAAGCAGTTTGTTCTAGACAAAAAAACGACGTACATGAACATTGGCACGACAGGTTCTATGCCTAAGCATGTACTGGAAAACTACGCAGACAATAACAAGCTAGTAGCAACATACCCATGGGATATGCAAGGCAAGTTTGGTTCTTGGCCACAAGTTACCAATATGGCCGCGGAAATTGCTGCGGGCTTTGGTGCAGATGCGGAAGAGATCATTCTTAGTCGTAACACCACTGATGGCTTATGTACAATCATCAACGGACTGGATTTCGAAGAGGGTGACGTTATCCTCACAACGCACCATGAACATGCAGCAGCTCTTTCGCCTCTTCACGTGGCAGCAGAGCGTTTTAAAGCTGAGGTGATTCAAATTCAACTTCCGGTGTTTACTGGTACCGAAGAGGTCTCTGAAGAAGCTTATGTCGACGTGTTCAGTAAGGCGATTGAAGATAATCTCAACGCTGGTAAGAATGTCCGACTGATCGTTTTCTCTCATATCACTTACAAAACAGGTACGGCACTTCCAGCCAAGGCGATTTGTAAACTTGCGAATGAGAACAGCATCCCTACGATGATCGACGGTGCTCACACCATTGGTATGTTAAATCTCGACTTCCATGACATAGACTGTGACTTTTATGCAGGTTCTGGTCATAAATGGCAGTGTGGTGCTGGCGCGACTGGTATTTTATACGTAAGGAAAGGTGATCGTTTAAGCGAGTACTGGGAGCGGGAACTTGAAAACCCGCTTTGGTTGATTAACTCATCACTTGCTCATACTGGTATGTCCCAACAGACTCAGTTTCAGTACATTGGTAACGATAACTTCCCAGCGAAACAAGCGTTAACTGACAGCTGTAAAATGTGGGATGAGATTGGCCGAGATCGAATTGAAGAGCGTGTCCTTGGCTTAGGTAGTCTGTGTAAAGAGTTGCTTGCTGAAGCTTTACCACAAGCAAAGATCTTCTCACCAAACGTAGAGGGTTTAACCAGTGGTATCACGACGTTTAACCCACTTGCAGATGAGACGGACGGTGAAGCTCTCACGCTGTTCCGGGATCGCTTGCGCGAGGAGTATGGCTATATCATCCGTACAACGGATTTCAAGTTGAAGAAAGATGATTCACACAATACGTATGCGCTGCGTATCTCTACACACTTGTTCCATGATGAGCAAGATGTAGAAGGGTTAGTTCAAGCAATTACAGACTTGTACTACTCATTCTAA
- a CDS encoding transporter substrate-binding domain-containing protein produces the protein MSVKILKRTIAAMGIITATVMSSSVWSSDLQEIRESGVLRHIGVPYANFVSYIEQGEMETLTGFDVDIVRGFAQSLGVRYEYVPAQWSNMIGKLIGQHVHYQDKRAVLGETTPIEGDLIANGVTILDWRTEVVDFSKDYFPSGVWLVSRTDSSLSPIKPTGSIDEDIGIVKDLIDGREVLALEHSCLDPNLYDLYDTGAKVILPDGHRLLNEMVPAIMKNDAESTLLDVADTLIALEKWPGEIKVIGPISENQKMAVAFRKNSPELREAFDRYLDAIKEDGTYEMLVKKYYPSIYYFYNDYFIEESKKN, from the coding sequence ATGTCAGTCAAGATACTTAAACGAACCATAGCCGCGATGGGGATAATAACGGCCACCGTTATGTCTTCTTCAGTTTGGTCAAGTGATCTCCAAGAGATCCGCGAGAGTGGAGTCCTGCGCCATATCGGTGTTCCTTATGCCAATTTTGTTTCTTATATCGAACAAGGTGAAATGGAAACACTCACCGGGTTTGATGTCGACATAGTGAGAGGATTTGCTCAGTCTTTGGGCGTGCGTTATGAATACGTGCCTGCTCAGTGGAGCAATATGATCGGCAAGCTCATTGGCCAACATGTTCATTACCAAGATAAACGAGCCGTTTTGGGTGAAACAACACCTATTGAAGGCGACTTGATTGCAAATGGTGTGACCATCCTCGACTGGAGAACTGAGGTTGTTGATTTTTCGAAGGACTACTTTCCTTCTGGTGTTTGGTTAGTATCCAGAACGGATTCGTCGCTGTCTCCAATTAAGCCAACTGGCTCCATTGATGAAGACATCGGCATAGTGAAAGATCTCATAGATGGTCGAGAGGTACTAGCCTTGGAACACTCATGTCTTGACCCCAATCTTTATGACTTGTATGACACTGGAGCAAAAGTGATTCTTCCTGATGGTCACCGCCTTCTCAACGAGATGGTGCCAGCAATTATGAAGAATGATGCGGAAAGCACTTTGTTAGATGTTGCAGATACTCTCATCGCGCTTGAAAAATGGCCTGGTGAAATAAAAGTGATCGGTCCAATATCAGAAAATCAAAAGATGGCGGTAGCATTCCGAAAAAATTCACCAGAATTACGCGAAGCCTTTGATCGTTATTTGGACGCGATTAAGGAAGATGGAACGTACGAAATGCTAGTGAAGAAATATTATCCATCGATCTACTACTTTTACAATGATTACTTCATAGAAGAAAGTAAGAAAAATTAA